CCGGTTCGACGACATCTTCGGTGCCGGGGCGGGGCAGATTCCCGTGGGTGCCCAGATCACCTCGGCCACGCTGACCTATCTTGTGTCCAACACCGGGGGCAGCGGCGACATGCGCGAGGTGCTCGTCGCCTGGCAGGACTCGGCGACGTACAACTCCTTCTGTGGCGGCGGATGCGCTCAGGGAAACCAATACGGCTCGACGGTCGGCAGCGCGTCGGCTTCAGCGCTCGCTCAGCAGTCGGCCGACGTGACGGCGAGCGTGCAGCGGTGGTCCAGCGGAACCTCGAACTACGGCTGGTTCATCATGAATTCCGCGGCGGACGGGGTGGACATCACGTCGAGTGACGGGGCGACCGTCAGCGATCGCCCCATCCTCACCGTGCGCTACAACGAAGGGCCGCCGACCTCCCATCTGGTCCGCGAACCCTACCTGCAACTGGGCACTCCGACGTCCATGACCATCGTCTGGCGGACGGACACGTCCACGGATAGCAGGGTGCAGTACGGGACGACTTTCGGGACCTACGACCACACGGCGACGAGTTCGGCGGTCGGCACCGACCACTACGTGACCATCACCGGCGTTTCGCCCTTGACGAAGTACTACTACACCGTTGGCTCGACGACCACCCAGCAGGGCGGCGGCACGGCCGAGCACTATTTCGTCACGTCGCCGCCGGTCGGGACATCTCCGAACGGCGGGTTCACGTTCTGGATCTTCGGCGACTCGGGCATCTGCAGCGACATCCAGAACCAGGTGCGCGACTCGATGCTCACGTACACCGGATCCGACCGACCCGAGCTGTTCCTGCACACCGGGGACGTGGCCCAGGTGGCCGGCGCCGACGACGAGTACACGAACTGCGTCCTGGCCTATTACAAGGACGTCCAGATCCACACGCCCTTCTGGCCGGCGATGGGGAACCACGACAGCTACTCGAGTGCCTGCCAGGACACGCCATGTGCGGGCGCCTGCTGCACCGGCCCGTACTTCAGCACGTGGGTGCTCCCGACGAACGCCGAGGCGGGCGGGGTGGCGTCAGGCACGGAGGCCTACTACTCGTGGGACTACGGCAACGCGCACTTCATCGTCCTGAACGGCACGAACGTCAGCACATCGTCGACCGGGGCCATGGCCAACTGGCTCCGGACCGATCTCGCGGCGACCAGCCAGCAGTGGGTCATCGCGTACTGGCACCAGCCCCCGTACACCAAGGGAACCCACGACTCGGACACCGAGAGCGAGCCGATCGCGATGCGCACGAACATCGTGCCGATCCTGGAGAGCTACGGGGTCGACCTCGTGCTCAACGGCCACTCCCACGGCTACGAGCGGTCGTACCTGATTGACGGGGCGTACTCGACGCCCACGCCTTCGTACAGCACTCTGCTGGCCAACGGCAACATCGTGGACAGCGGCAGCGGCAAGACGGGCGCGGAGTACCACAAGAGCCCCGGGAAGAACCCCCACGAGGGCACGGTGTACACCGTCGTGGCGACCGGCGGCCAGGGACCCGGCGGGGCCCACAACCACCCGGTGATGTACTACTCCGAGTCGGCCAATGGCTCGGCCCTCGTGGACGTCAAGGCCAGCGAGCTGGATCTGACCTTCCTCCGGAGCGACGGGACCGTCCGGGACACGTTCACGATCTTGAAGGGTGACCTGCCGCCGAAGGTGCAGAGCGCCAGCCCGGCGAAGGGATCGGTGATCGGCTCGCTGTCGTCGATCGATGTGACGTTCAACATGGACGTCACGGGCGTGGACGCAGGCGACCTGACGGTGAACGGCTCGCCCGCGACGACGATCACCCCGGTGAGCACATCCATCTACGTCTTCGGAGGCTTCGCGGCTCCGGCCTCGGGAACGGTCCTCGTGACCCTCGCCGCCGGCGGGATCGCTTCGGCGAGCAGCCCGTCGAACACGTACGGCGGGGAATCGTGGACGTACACGCTCGACACCACGCCCCCCACGGTGAAGACCGCGGTCCCGGCGGCAGGTGCGACGATCGGCGCGTTGCCTTCGGTGACCGTGACGTTCAGCAAGCCGGTGATCAACGTGGCGGCTGGGAATCTCGTGGTCAATGGGTCGCCTGCCGCGGCTCTGTCGGGAATTGCCGGCACCGACGGTCCCTACACCTTCAGCGGCTTCACCAAGCCGGACAACGGCCTCGTGACGGTCGCGCTGGCTGCGGGGAGCATCCAGGACAACGACGGGCGGTCCTTCGGCGGCACGTCGTGGACCTACAAGCTGACGCGGCGCCTGATCATCAACGAGTTCCTTTCTTCGAACAACACCGCAACGACGGACGAGTACGGCGAGTTCGACGACTACCTCGAGATCTACAATCCGACCGACGCGGCCGTGGACATGAGCGGGATGTTCCTGACGGACAACTTGGATTCGCCGGCGCAGTACAGAATCCCGGCCGGCGTCACCGTTCCGGCGCACGGCTACATCGTGTTCTGGTGCGATTCGACGCCGAGCCAGGGGGCGCGGCACACGAATTTCAACATCGCCCGCGCCGGCGAGCAGCTCGGTCTCTTCGACACGGAGGTGAACGGAATTGCCGCCATCGACACCCTGACATTCACGACGCAGACCACCGACCTAGCCTCGGGGCGGTTCCCGGACGGACAGGACGGCTTCGTGACCATGCCGCCGACGCCGGGAGCGGCCAACACGATCAACTGCACGGGCGATGCGGAATGCGGTCCCCTGGCCGATGCGTGCAACGTCGGCAGGTGCGTCAGCAACAAGTGCGTCGCGGTGGCCGCGAACGAAGGTGGCGCCTGTGACGACGGAATCGCCTGCGTGGGGCCCGACACCTGCGCGGCGGGGATCTGCAACGGCGGCGGGGACCAATGCCCGAGCGGGCAGACGTGCAACCGGGGGACCGGCCTCTGCGAGACCACCCAACTGGCCGCCCTGCCCATCACCGTCGGCGCGACCTGGCGGTACGTCAAGGGGTCTTCCGAGCCGACGCCCAGCGACCTTACCGCTTGGACCCGGCTGGGCTACGACGACGCCTCCTGGCTCCAGGGGCCGGGCGGGTTCGGCTACGGCGTGGATTGCACGGCGCAACGCGGCACGACGCTGAGCGACATGGCGAGCAGCTACAGCAGCCTCTTCATGCGGAAGGCGTTCCGTGTCGATAACCCGAGCCGTGTGACCTCGTTGACGCTGACCGTCGACTACGACGACGCCTTTGTCGCTTACCTCAACGGCACGGAGGTCGCCCGCAACAACGTCGTCGGGAGCCCGCCGGCCTACAACCAGCTGGCGACCGCAGACCACGAGTGTTCGGCGTGCGACGGGACGACGTGCAACGCCGCGACGACCATCGACCTGACGGCCTACAAGAGCCTGCTCGTCGCGGGGACGAACGTCCTCGCCATCCAGGCTCACAACCTGACGCTCGCCAGCTCGGACTTCACGATCGTTCCGGCCCTCGCCAGTGCGGAGGTATCGGGCTGCCTGTACGACAGCGACTGCAACGACAACAACACGTGCACCGACGACCACTGCGACTCGGACAGCGGCGCGTGTTCCCACACGAACGACAACGCGAACACCTGCTCCGACGGCGTCGCCTGCACGACCGATTCGTGCTCGAGCGGGACGTGCGTGAGCACGGACAGCTGCCTGTTCGGCCAGACCTGCAACCACACGACCGGGAATTGCGAGAGCGCCCCGGCGACGATCACGTTCCAACAGGACGTGAGCGGCTACACCGGGACACAGGACACGTACCTCTATCAGAGCGGGCCGGACACCAACGAAGGTGCCGCGCTCACCTGGCGGTGGGATACGGACGATCCCGGCAGCAGCGGGCTGTGGGAGTACGGGCTCATCCGGTTCGACGGCATCTTCGGGAATGGGGCAGGACAGATCCCGGCGGGCTCGACGATCAACTCCGCGACGCTGTCGCTCTACGTCGAAAACGGGAGTGTCGCGCCCGTCGGAACCATCAACGAAGTGCTGGCGGAGTGGTCCGAGGCGACGACCACCTGGAATAACTTCGGAGGCGAAGCGGGCGTCCAGGCGGACGAGTACGGCACGCTCGTCGGAAACGCGCCGATCGCCACCGGGAGCGTAGCCATCGACGTGACCGCGAGCCTGCGGACGTGGGTGGCGAGCCCGGCAGCCAACCTCGGCTGGATCTTCCGCCCGAACAACACGGACGGTATGGCCGTCACCTCGAGCGAAGGCGCCACGACCGCCAACCGGCCGAAGCTGACGGTCCAGTTCGTTCCTCCGGGGACGAGCTGCACGGGAGATCCCGACTGCGACGACGGGCTGTTCTGCAACGGCCAGGAAAGGTGCGTGAGCCTGTTCTGTCAGGCCGGAACGGCAGTCGACTGCAGCGACGGCGTCGCGTGCACGACGGACTCGTGCAACGAGGCCGCGAACGCATGCGACCACCTGGCGAACAACGCCGCCTGCGATGACGGCGACGTCTGCACGGACGACACGTGCAGCCCGGCGCTCGGGTGCCAGCACGGCAGCAACACGGCCGCGTGCAACGACGGCAACGCGTGCACGACGACCGACACGTGCAGCGGGGGAACCTGCGTCGGCAGCGGTTCCCTCACCTGCAATGACGGGATCGCCTGCACGACGGACACTTGCGTCTCGCCTTCGGGTTGTCAGTACGTCGACACCTGCACGGGCGGTCGGGTCTGCAATCACACGAGCGGCGTCTGCGAGACGCCGTCGGTGGAACCGCTCCCGATCGAGTCCGGGGACACGTGGAAGTACTTCAAGGGGCTGTCGGAGCCGACTCCCACGGACCTGACCGCGTGGACGCGAATCGGCTTCGACGATTCGGCTTGGCTCCAGGGCCCCACGGGCATCGGGTACGACTATTACGTCGAAACCGGGGGCACCAACGGCAACGGCGACTACGGCCCGTACATCAGGGCGGAGCTGGGCGACATGCGCAGTTGCACTCCGACCAACCCGCCGCTCTGCAACAGCCCCGGGTACCTCAGCGTCTACATGCGCAAGGCGTTCGCCGTCGCCAATCCCGCAGCGGTCGCCTCGTTGAGCTTCCGGATGTATGCGGACGACGGCTACGTTGCCTATCTCAACGGGACGGAAGTCGCACGGATCAGGATGACAGGCACGCCTCCCCTGTACAACGCCGTGGCGACGGGCGGGCCGTCCGTCGCGCCGCCAGTCGAGCAGACACTCGATCTGACGAGTTTCAAGGGGCTCTTGGCGACGGGAACGAATGTGCTGGCAGTCCAGGGTCATAACGCGGCCCTCGACAGTCGCGATCTCTTGATGATTCCGCAGCTGTCGAGCACGCAGATCCAGGGATGCACGTCGGATGCGGAGTGCAACGACGGCAACCCGTGCACCGACGACGTCTGCAATCTCGGGACGGGCGTCTGTTCCAACACCCCCGACAACACCAACATCTGCTCCGACGGGATCGCCTGCACCAGCGACGTCTGCCTGGGCGGCGTGTGCACGTCAAGCGACACCTGCCCGACCGGTCAGACCTGCAACCACACCAGCGGGGTCTGTGATCTGGCTCCCGTCACCGCCACGTTCCAGCAGGGAGACGCAAACGGGTACAGCGGGACGGTGGATACCTACACCTACGCGGCCAACCCGACGACCTCGTACGCCACCGACGTGCTCCTCACGACCGACTTCACGCCTCCGACCACCGACGAGAGGCAGATCCTGATCCGCTTCGACGGCATCTTCGGCAGCGGCGCCAATCAGATTCCCCCCGGCTCCACGATCAGGTCCGCGACGCTGACGGTTAACGTCTCGAACGCCTTCGGCACGAACGACTACGTTAGGTTCAATCGCATGAAGGCGACGTGGAACGCGACCGAAACGTGGAATTCGTTCGGAGCCTCGCCATGGAACTCAACCGCCGGGGTCCAGGCCGATGACGTCGAGGCAGTCGCAGATGCCGACGTCACGGTCAACAACATCCCGACGGGATTGCAGTCGATCGCCGTCACACCGAGCTTGCAAGCCTGGTCGGCAAGTCCGGCGAGCAACTTCGGCTGGGTCCTCCGCTCGGGGTATGCCGACTCGCTCGCTTTCGATTCTTCCGATGTCACCACGATCGCCAACCGGCCGAAGCTGAGCGTGACGTACACGGCGCCGAGCGGCCCGCAGGCGCGGATGGCGTGCGCGCTCGAGAGCGGAACGGCTGCGCCAGGCACCACCGTCTCCCTCACCGCGTTCCTCGAAAACCTCGGCTTCCTCGGAGGGATTCGCGGGTATCAAACGCAGCTCCAGATCATTCGCACCTCCGGCTCCGGTACCGTCGGCGTTCCGTGCCCGAGCGGCGTCTCCGTGGACGACGGACGATCCGACTATCTCTTCTACGGACTATCGAACGACTACCCCGTGACGAACTGCGCTTTGATGAGGGCGGCGTCGGCGCTGCAGCAGGGCAGCGTCACCGTCGGCACGACGACGCCGGCGTACCTGTCGAGCTACACGCTGGGGGTCGGCTCCGACGTCGCGCTGGGAAGCACGTTCGAGTTCACGTTCGCTCCCTATCCGGATTCGGCGCTGGCGGACGCGAACGCGGATCCGGTCTCGTTCGAGACGGGGCCGGCCTGCGTCCTGACCGTCGGCGGCTGCGGGTCGAACACACAGTGCGACGACGACAACCCGTGCACCGACGACGTCTGCAACGGGGGCGTCTGCCAGAACACACCGAATTCCGCCAACGCCTGTGACGACGGGAACGCGTGCACCACCGGCGATCACTGCGACGCAAGCGGCGCCTGCATAGGTGGGCCACTTCTGACCTGCGACGACGGCAACGTTTGCACCGACGACTCCTGCAACCAGACGACGGGCTGCGTCCACGCGAACAACACGCTGCCCTGCGACGACGGGACCGTGTGCAACGGTCACGAGGTTTGCGGCGGCGGTACCTGCAACGCCGGAACGCCGCTCAACTGCAACGACGGTAACGTCTGCACGACGGACTCGTGCGATTCGGTCGGCGGGTGTCAGCACGCGAACAACACGCTGCCGTGCGACGACGGGACCGTGTGCAACGG
The sequence above is a segment of the Terriglobia bacterium genome. Coding sequences within it:
- a CDS encoding DNRLRE domain-containing protein, whose protein sequence is MISRPDEVLDASPAKRWTRTLAAIGVFSLALALAAGPAVATTVTFRQGENGYAGAHDTYIQQNPSSAGNNNGALLALNWDGDDPNGTGYDVYTLIRFDDIFGAGAGQIPVGAQITSATLTYLVSNTGGSGDMREVLVAWQDSATYNSFCGGGCAQGNQYGSTVGSASASALAQQSADVTASVQRWSSGTSNYGWFIMNSAADGVDITSSDGATVSDRPILTVRYNEGPPTSHLVREPYLQLGTPTSMTIVWRTDTSTDSRVQYGTTFGTYDHTATSSAVGTDHYVTITGVSPLTKYYYTVGSTTTQQGGGTAEHYFVTSPPVGTSPNGGFTFWIFGDSGICSDIQNQVRDSMLTYTGSDRPELFLHTGDVAQVAGADDEYTNCVLAYYKDVQIHTPFWPAMGNHDSYSSACQDTPCAGACCTGPYFSTWVLPTNAEAGGVASGTEAYYSWDYGNAHFIVLNGTNVSTSSTGAMANWLRTDLAATSQQWVIAYWHQPPYTKGTHDSDTESEPIAMRTNIVPILESYGVDLVLNGHSHGYERSYLIDGAYSTPTPSYSTLLANGNIVDSGSGKTGAEYHKSPGKNPHEGTVYTVVATGGQGPGGAHNHPVMYYSESANGSALVDVKASELDLTFLRSDGTVRDTFTILKGDLPPKVQSASPAKGSVIGSLSSIDVTFNMDVTGVDAGDLTVNGSPATTITPVSTSIYVFGGFAAPASGTVLVTLAAGGIASASSPSNTYGGESWTYTLDTTPPTVKTAVPAAGATIGALPSVTVTFSKPVINVAAGNLVVNGSPAAALSGIAGTDGPYTFSGFTKPDNGLVTVALAAGSIQDNDGRSFGGTSWTYKLTRRLIINEFLSSNNTATTDEYGEFDDYLEIYNPTDAAVDMSGMFLTDNLDSPAQYRIPAGVTVPAHGYIVFWCDSTPSQGARHTNFNIARAGEQLGLFDTEVNGIAAIDTLTFTTQTTDLASGRFPDGQDGFVTMPPTPGAANTINCTGDAECGPLADACNVGRCVSNKCVAVAANEGGACDDGIACVGPDTCAAGICNGGGDQCPSGQTCNRGTGLCETTQLAALPITVGATWRYVKGSSEPTPSDLTAWTRLGYDDASWLQGPGGFGYGVDCTAQRGTTLSDMASSYSSLFMRKAFRVDNPSRVTSLTLTVDYDDAFVAYLNGTEVARNNVVGSPPAYNQLATADHECSACDGTTCNAATTIDLTAYKSLLVAGTNVLAIQAHNLTLASSDFTIVPALASAEVSGCLYDSDCNDNNTCTDDHCDSDSGACSHTNDNANTCSDGVACTTDSCSSGTCVSTDSCLFGQTCNHTTGNCESAPATITFQQDVSGYTGTQDTYLYQSGPDTNEGAALTWRWDTDDPGSSGLWEYGLIRFDGIFGNGAGQIPAGSTINSATLSLYVENGSVAPVGTINEVLAEWSEATTTWNNFGGEAGVQADEYGTLVGNAPIATGSVAIDVTASLRTWVASPAANLGWIFRPNNTDGMAVTSSEGATTANRPKLTVQFVPPGTSCTGDPDCDDGLFCNGQERCVSLFCQAGTAVDCSDGVACTTDSCNEAANACDHLANNAACDDGDVCTDDTCSPALGCQHGSNTAACNDGNACTTTDTCSGGTCVGSGSLTCNDGIACTTDTCVSPSGCQYVDTCTGGRVCNHTSGVCETPSVEPLPIESGDTWKYFKGLSEPTPTDLTAWTRIGFDDSAWLQGPTGIGYDYYVETGGTNGNGDYGPYIRAELGDMRSCTPTNPPLCNSPGYLSVYMRKAFAVANPAAVASLSFRMYADDGYVAYLNGTEVARIRMTGTPPLYNAVATGGPSVAPPVEQTLDLTSFKGLLATGTNVLAVQGHNAALDSRDLLMIPQLSSTQIQGCTSDAECNDGNPCTDDVCNLGTGVCSNTPDNTNICSDGIACTSDVCLGGVCTSSDTCPTGQTCNHTSGVCDLAPVTATFQQGDANGYSGTVDTYTYAANPTTSYATDVLLTTDFTPPTTDERQILIRFDGIFGSGANQIPPGSTIRSATLTVNVSNAFGTNDYVRFNRMKATWNATETWNSFGASPWNSTAGVQADDVEAVADADVTVNNIPTGLQSIAVTPSLQAWSASPASNFGWVLRSGYADSLAFDSSDVTTIANRPKLSVTYTAPSGPQARMACALESGTAAPGTTVSLTAFLENLGFLGGIRGYQTQLQIIRTSGSGTVGVPCPSGVSVDDGRSDYLFYGLSNDYPVTNCALMRAASALQQGSVTVGTTTPAYLSSYTLGVGSDVALGSTFEFTFAPYPDSALADANADPVSFETGPACVLTVGGCGSNTQCDDDNPCTDDVCNGGVCQNTPNSANACDDGNACTTGDHCDASGACIGGPLLTCDDGNVCTDDSCNQTTGCVHANNTLPCDDGTVCNGHEVCGGGTCNAGTPLNCNDGNVCTTDSCDSVGGCQHANNTLPCDDGTVCNG